Part of the Streptomyces sp. HSG2 genome, CGAGCGGAATGTAGTTGTGCAACTCGACGTTGCCGTCCTCCCCCGGGGTGGTCGGGCCGACGGAGACACATCCGACCCGCCGGTAGAGGCGGAAGGCGACGGCGTTGGCCGGATCGACGGTGAGGCGGAGGACGAGGCAGCCGGAGCGCATCATCCACTCGACCGCCTCGGTGAAGAGTCGGCCGGTGAGGACCCCGTTGCGATAGGCCGGTGCGACGAAGAACATGTCGGCGATCAGCTCGCCGGCGCGGGCGGACCTGCGTCCGGTGTTCCCGAACAGTCCGAAGGTGCCCACCACGCGTCCCTCGTCGACGGCGACGAGGAACGTGCCCGTGTCGCGGTCGGCGAGTTCGCGCGCCAGTTGCTCGCCGGTCACGCCGCCCGCCACGGGGTTGGGGTTGTCGCGGTGGCGGTTGAAGAGGTCGGCGATGCCGGTCGCGTCGCCCTCCTGGTACGGGCGGATCGTCGGGGACATCCCACACCTTCCTGTCGTCGTTCGGATGCGTCCGGGTGGACCTTCCGGGCGGGGCTCTCCCGCGCCCCGGTCCGGCGTCGGAGGGGTCCGGGCGACCGGGGTCCGGTCGCCGGAACGCCCCCCTTCGCGATGGGCGGAGCCCTCGCGGACGGCCCTCAGCCGCGTCCCGTGGTGACCACCAGCGAGCCGGAGGCCGCCGTTTCCCGGTCGACGCTCGCGCGGACGGTGACGCGGCGAAGTCCGCCGAGCCGTTCACCGAGCGTGGCCTCCAGGGTCAGCCGGTCCCCGGGCACGACGAGCCGGGAGAAGCGCATCCGGCTGATCGAACCCAGGTAGCCGACGTTCCGCGAGACGTCGGACGAGTCGGTGTCCGACCCCGCCGACTCGATGATCTCGGCGACGTAGACGACCGCCACCAGTTGGGCCATCGCCTCGACGATCATGACTCCGGGCATCACCGCGTGGTCCGGGTAGTGCCCCGCGAAGTACGGCTCGTTCACCGAGACGCTCTTGACCCCTCGGCCGGACACCCCGGGGACCACGTCGTAGGCGCGGTCGATCATCAACATCGGCCAGCGGTGCGGCAGCATCCGCTTGATGTCGTCGCAGGAGTAGTCGCGCGTCCTCGCTTTCGGCGCCTCGCGCGCGGGTCCGCCCGGCGCGGAGGCGACGACCGTCACGGCCGCGCCTCGCGCGCCTCGACGAAGTCGACCAACGCGTTGACGGAGCCGAACGCCTCGAAGTCGTCGTCACTGATCAGGACGGCGTACTCGCTGTTGACCATGACGACGATCTCCAGGGTGTCCAGCGAGTCCATCTCCAGGCCCCGCCCGAAGAGCGGTTGGTTGTCCGAGACGACGGCCGGCTCCACGTCCAACCCCAGACGATCGATGATCATCGACTTGATCCTCATGTTCTTCTCCAGGCGCGCCTGTGCGCGGGCGCGGACTTCGTCGAAGGTGGCTACGGACACGGGAGGCTCCCTCTGTTCGGATGTGATGGGACGTCAGTGCGGTCTGGGGTGGGCTAGACGGGGATCATTCCGCCGTCGACGGTGAGCACCTTTCCGGTGATGTAGGAGGCGCCGGCACCGGCAAGGAAGGCGGCGGCCTGGGCGACCTCCTCCGGCGTCCCCATGCGCCCCATGGGGATGTCCTGCTGGGCCCGGGCCCGATGGGCGGGCGAGAGCCCCTTCACCATGTCGGTGTCGACGAACCCCGGCGCCACGACGTTCACCCGGATTCCGCGGGCGGCCACCTCGTAGGCCAGGGTCCGGCCGAGGGCGATCACACCCGCCTTGCTGGCGGCGTAGTTGGCCTGCCCCGCGCGACCGGCGATGCCGCTGGTGGAGGAGACGAGGACGATCGCCCCGCCGCCGACGTACATCAGCTTGGTCGCCTCGCGCGCGGTGAGGAACGAGCCGGTGAGGTTGGTGTCGACGACCTGCCGCCACTTGGCGCCGCTCATGGCGGCCAGGTGGCCGTCGGCGGTCACTCCGGAGTTGAGGACGGCCACGTCGAGCGTTCCCCAGGCGGCCCTCAGCTCCTGGTACATCGCGGTGACCTGCGCCTCGTCGGAGACGTCGGCCCGGAGCAGCAGGCAGTCCCGGCCGAGGCCCCGGATCCGGTCCGCCACCTCGCCTGCCTTGTCGGCGTGGGAACGGTAGTTGACGGCCACGTCGCACCCCTGTTCGGCCAGGGTCACGGCGACGGCGGCGCCGATGCCCCGTGATCCGCCGGTCACCAGGGCCTTCGCACCCTCGACGAAGGGGCTCCGCACGGCGCTCACGTCGTCTCCCCCGTCAGCGTCGAGGTGACTCGGTGTGGCCCGGGGGCGAATCCGTCGACCTCGACGCCCAGCCCCTCCCGTACGGCGTGGTCGAGAACCGACCGCGCCACGGCGAGGTCGAGGACGCCCAGGCCGAAGGGGGAGAAGACGATGGTTCCGCCGGTCGGCGGAGTAACGGCCCCCTCCAGGACGGAGGCGATCTCGGTCCGGACGAAGTCCCTTGACCCGCGCAGCTGTTCGGCCCGATGGAGGGAGGTCTGTTCCCGGACTGCGTGGTCGATGTCGTCGACCACGTTGTGGGAGGCGAGCACGGATTCCGCGGCGAGATCCCGCAGCGACAGGTGGAGGATCACCTGACCCTCCGGGCGGTCCGGGTGGGCGGCCAGATCGAGCCAGTAGGTCGAGTCGGTCGTGGCGACGCTCACCGTGGCGGCGCGAAGCGCGGCGGAGACGTCGCCGGTGCGGAAGCGGATGCCCGGGTGCGTTCGGCGCAGCTGAGTGGCGAGCACCTCGGCGCGCTCCGGGACGACGTCCTGCAACAGCACCGTCTCCAGGTCCGGATGGGTCACGGCCAGGAAGGTCATCACGCGCTGGTTGATCGTCCCGCATCCGACGAGCGCCGCGGTACGGGCCTCCCGATCCCCCCGGAGGGCCGCTCCGGCGAGGGCCGCGCTCGCCGCGGTCCGCGAGGCGGAGATCCGGCTCGCCTCCAGCAGCGCGACCGGGTACCCCGTGTCCAGGTCGTTGAGGACCTGGACGGAGGAGGCCCGTTGCAGCCCCCGGTCCACGTTGCCGGGGAAGGACGAGATCCACTTCAGGCCCATCACGGGCTCGGGGCCGCCCAGGTAGGCGGGCAGGGAGATGACGCGGGAGCCGGTCGGCTCGGGCGGGCGCAGGAACCCGGAGAACGGAACTCGCGAACGGCCCTCGCCGTGCAGGAGGTAGGCGGTGCGCACCGCTTCGAGGACGGCGGACTCACGGCCCGTCAGAGCCGCCTCGACGTCGTCGCGGTTGAGAATCCTCATGCCTGGTTCACTTCCTGTTCGGGGTGGAGCGGGCGGCCGTCGGCGGACCGGAGGTGGGTGTCCACCCAGGAGTCGGAGTAGATGGTGTCGAGGTAGCGGTCCCCCCCGTCGGGCAGCACCGCGACGCACCTCGCGCCCGGTTCCATCCAGGACGCGGAGCGCTCCAGGGCGCTCACCACGGCCCCGGAGGAGCCTCCGGCGAGAATGGACTCGCGGGCGAGGAGTCGACGACAGCCGCGCACGCAGTCGTCGTCGCCGACCCGGATCACCCGGTCCGCGAGGTCGGGTCGCAGCAACGGCGGCACGATCGCCGCCCCGTGCCCGGGGATGAGCCGCCGGTGGCGGGGGTCCCCCTGACCGGTCGGACCGAAGATCACGCTTCCCACGGCGTCGACCGCCACCACCTTGGTGGTCAGACCGTTCTCCCGGCAGTAGTCGGCGCAACCCCTGAGCGTGCCGGTGGTGCTGGTGGCGAGGAAGAGGTAGTCGGGTGCGCCGTGCAGCGCCTCGCAGATCTCGCGCATCGTGTGGTGGTGCGCGAGGGCGTTGCACTCGTTGGCGTACTGGTTGGGCCAGTAGGCGTCGGGAAGGTCACGCAGCAGCGCGCGGACCCTGGCGATGCGGGCCGGGAGGAACTGGCCCGTGACGGGGTCGGGGTCGACGACTTCGACCCGTGCGCCGTAGGCCCGCATGATGGCGATGTTCTGCCTGGTGGCGTTCGGGTCCACCACGCAGGTGAAGTCGATCGAGTGGAAGTTGCAGAGTTGTGCGAGCGCGATCCCCAGGTTTCCGGAGGACGACTCGACGACCGTGGAGACCCCGGGTAGGACCTTCGCCGTCCGGATGGCCTCCTCCAGCATGGACTTGGCGGCGCGGTCCTTGATGCTCCCGCCGGGGTTGAACCGCTCGCACTTGCCGTACACCTGGAAGCGGTCGGGTGGGAAGAGTCGGTCGAGGGCGACGAGCGGTGTCCCGCCGATCGTCTCGGTGATGTCGCCGATCGTCGCGGTGACGTCGCCGATCGTCGCGGTGGTCTCAGGCTCCAGGGGGCCGCGCGCGGCGGGGACGGCCGATTCACCTCGGGTTGCCAGGCTCATTCCGACACCTTCCTGCTGATCTGCAGACGCAGTTCGCTGACGTAGCGCTCACCGTGGGAGTCCGCCAACCAGGAGTCGTCCGGGTCCGGCAGAGGTTCGCTCAGGACGACGGTCGCCTCCGGGTCCTGCCGGAGGGCGGCGCGGACGGTCGTCGCGAAGGACCGCACCAACGTCGGGCTGGTGAGGTCGACGAGATAGGGCTTGGTCTCCGCCTGGAACTTCACGAAGAGGCGGTCCGGCAGGGAGGCACGGGCGCGCCAGTCGCGGACGGCCAGGTAGTCGCGCTCGGCGTCCGCCTTCTCCGGCAGGCCGACGTCCGCGAGCCGCGGGCGCCAGGTCTCCCGGAAGAGCACCAGGTCGTCGAGGGTGACCCGGGGAGCGTGCGCCCGGTCGAGTCCGATCTTGAAGGCGTCCGCGGCGATGATCGAGATCGGCACTCCGAGGAGTTCGGCGATGTCGCGCTCGCGGCCGTCGGGCGTGGTCGCGGTGACCGTGCCCTCGCTCTCGCGCAGAGTGATGGACGCGGCGGGGTCCACCCGGGCACGGTCGTCGAACGGGGCCCGGGTGAAGCCGATCAGTCGATCGGTCGTCCCGACGTGCGCGGGCACCACCCGCCCGCTGTTGCGGATCCAGTCCACGGGCAGGAGCGGCACCAGGCGCCCGCCACCAAGGGCGGAGTTGACCTTGTCGCGGAGCGGGGGATCGTCGGTGGTCCAGGCCAGCGAGCTCGGGTCGAGGGTGGCCAGGCAGGCGTGGAGTTCACCCAGAACGGTGATGTAGGAACCCTCGTTGACGGCCGCGACGGACGGCGCCGCGATCTGCAGGTCCGGGCTGTGCAGGGCGAGGTGAGGGGAGCGCACCGGTCCGGTGGCGAAGGCCACCCGGGCCCGCCCCTGGATCTCCGCCACCGAGAACCGCATCCGCGTGGGCAGTTCCGCCGCCGGGTCCACCCCCAGTGTCTCCTGCCACTTGCGGGCCAGCTCGGCGGTGGCGACGCGCACCGGCGTCGGGTGGTCCCCCCAGAACAGGTTGAGCACCCGCGGCCACACGTCGGCGAGTGTCACGACGCCGACGGCGGAGCGGGGCGCGGCGGCACGGACGAGACCCGCCACCTCCGCCTCGACCAGCTCCGCCAGCCGGTTGCCGAACCAGTCGGCCGCGTCGGCCACGAGGGCCAGGGGGCGGGCGATGCCGTCGATGAAGTCGCGCCCCAGGTCCATGCGGCAGTCCCGCAGGGAGTCCTGGTAGCAGAGGGTGCGCCCGGCGTACATCTTGCCCTGCTCCCGGGAGGCGGCCCGCCCCGTGGTCCGGTGGAAGTAGGCGTCGAGTCGGTCGAGGGACTCGGCCAACTCCTCCGCGGTGGAAGAGCCGTCGATGGCCTCGCGCAGCCCGTCGAGCTCGGCCAGGACCTCGCGGAAGCGGGCGAGGAGAGTGGGGTCGCCGACACCCGCCACGCGCCTGCGCAGCACCGCCTCGGCGCGGACGTCGACGGGGATGTTGGCGTCCCAGGTGACCACGCGCTGCCGCACGAGCCTGGCCAGGGCCTTCTCCACCCGTTCCCGCGCCGATGCGGCGTCCCAGCCCGTCTCCTGGGCGATGGCGTCGGCGCTGCGGTCTCCGTCGGCGAGACCCAGGACACGGGCGTCGTCGTCCCGGAGGCGGATCGTCCGCCCGCCCGCCAGGACGAGCCGGTCGCCGTCGAGGTGCACGTCGGCCCGGAGCATCGGGGGGAACCACCAGCGGGCGCCCGGCTGGGCGACCATCCAGTCGCCGAGGGCGGCCACGGCCCAGCGCTCGAAGGACGTGTGGCGCTCCCGCGTCAGCGCGGGACCGTGCTCGACGTCCACGGCGCGCCGGCCCTGTCCGACGGTCATCCACGCGCCGGGGCCGAAGAACCCGATCATGTCGGCCTTGGCGCAGTAGCGGAGCCAGTACATGGCGATGCCGCGTTCTCGCCGGCGCCGCCTGCTCGCGCTGCCGCGTCCCTCGACGACCGAGTCCAACACACGGTAGATCGTGCGGTTCTGCCAGGCGACGGCACGGCGGAAGTCGCCGTCGGCCGCCAGATCGGCCAAGGCCCGCGACTCGGCGTCGCTGTCGGCCCGGTAGGCGGCGTGGAAGGCCTCCGTTCCGTCGGTCCCGACCCGATCGGCCGACCGCGCGGCGCGTGGACCGCCGAGGATTCCCAGGCCGGACACGGGGAAGCCGGCACCGCGCAGCAACCCGACGTCCCAGACCCGCCAGTCGCTGTCGCCCAGCGGATGGGCGGGGGCGAAGTCCACTCGGTCGACCGTGCGGGCCGGGGAGACTCCATCGGTCATGACGCCACCTCCCTCAGGGCGGAGGACAGCCGGGCGACGCCCGTCGCGATCCGCTCCCTGGGCACGTGGCTGAAGCAGAGCCGCAGGCGATCGGAGGGACCGCCGTCGACCTCGAAGTGGGTGCCGGGGACGAAGGAGACGCCCCGCTCCTCGGCCGTCGCGAGGAGGCGGGCGGTGTCCAGGCCGCCGCGGTGACGCAGCCACAGGTAGAAGCCGCCCCGGGGCCGTCGCCACGTCCAGTCCTCGCACGAGCCGAGCTCGCGCTCCAGGGCGTCCGACATCAGCGCGCAGCGCTCGCGGTAGCGGGCACGGTAGCGGTCGATCAGCTCGGTCCAACCGTGTCCGGTGTGGAAGGCGGCGATGGTGGCCTGTGCGAGCGCCGAGGGCGAGAGCGTCATGACCTCCGCGGTGCGCCGCAGCGCGGAGACCCACGCGGTCGGCGCGGCGATCCACCCGCAGCGCAGCCCCGGCGCGAAGACCTTGGAGAAAGTGCCGAGGTAGACGACGCGTTCGGGGGCGATTCCCCGCAGGGCCGGGGTGGTCTCGCCGTCGAAGCCGAGCAGCCCGTACGGATTGTCCTCGATCACCAGCAGGTCGAGTTCCTCGGCGACCGCCAGCAGTTCGCGACGCCGGTCGAGGGGCAGGGTGGCACCCGTCGGGTTCTGGAACGTGGGGTTGCAGTAGACCAGTCGCGCCGTGTGGCCGTCGCGCCGGAGTTGAAGAATCGTTTCTCTAAGGCCGTCCGGCGACAGGCCTCCCGCGTCCTCCGGTATCGCGCGCGGTCGCAGGCCCGCCGTGCGGAAGGCGGCCGATGCCCCGGGGTACACGGGGGCCTGCACCAGCACCGTCTCCCCCGGCGTCCCCAGCGCCAGCCCCGCCGCCATCAGTCCCATCTGCGAACCGCTGGTGGGGATCAGGTCGTCGGCCTCGGCGCCCGCGCCCTCCCGGGCCATCAGGTCGACGATCGCCGGCACCAGCGCCCGGGCCACGTGTGGCGTGCTGTACTGAAGGGCGACCTTGCCGCCGAGCCGCACCAGCCGGGACAGCCGCCCGGAGATCGCGTCCACGGGCAACACGTCCAGATCGGGCAATCCGCCGGCGAAGGGGATCAGGTCCCCTCCGCGCTCGAACAGCCGCGGCATCTCGACCGAGGGGCGCGCTTCGGTCCACATCGCCCTCAGCGCCCCGTCCCCGCGGCCACGCGCTCCTGGACCGCGCGCCACAGACCCTCCGGCGTGGCCTGGGCGGGGTCCGCCAGCACGCGCGGGTCCAGTTCCACCTCGAACTCGTCCTCGACCGCCATCAGGAGGGCGACGGTCCTCAGCGAGTCCACGCCCAGCAGCGCGAGGGGGGTGTCGCGATCGGTCACCGTGACGGAGCAGGTCCGCTCCACGAGGCGGTCAAACTGTGACTGGTTCATGGGAAGTCCCGGTCTGTGCGGAAGGGGCGATGTCGTGTTCTCCGGCCGTCGCGGCACACAGGCGCCGCACGGCCTCGCGATCCGGCTTGCCGTTCGCGGTCAACGGAACGTCCTCGATCAGGACGATCCGATCGGGCATCCGGGCCCGGTCGAGGAAGCGCGCGAGCCTCTCGCGGACCTCCTCCGGTCTCAGGGCGGTCAGCACCGCCAGCCGCAGCGGCGCGTCCTCGTCCTCCGGTCGGAGCGCCACGGCGGCGGTCACCCCGGAGATCCGTTCGGCGGCGTCCTCGATCTCGGTGAGACCGATACGGACACCACGACGCTTGATCATGTCGTCGTCGCGACCCACGAAATAGAGCAGGCCCTCCTCGTCTAGGTAGCCGCGATCGCCGGTGCGCAGTTCGAGCGAGCCGTCGTCGCGGCGCGCGTAGCGGTTCTGGCGTTCCAGGGGCAGTCCCCAGTAACCGTCCATCACCGTGCTCCCCCACACGACGATCTCTCCGACCTCCCCTGGGCCGAGGGCGCTCCCGTCCGCCGCGACGACGCGCACGTGGTCGCCGGGGATGGCCCGGCCGACGGACCCCGGATGGGTGGCGTACTCGGCCGGGTCGAGGATGGAGATGCGCTGGCACTCCGTCATGCCGTACATGGAGGCGAACACCGACCCGGGAAAGAGTTCCAGGAGTTCGGCGACGACCGCCTGCCCGGGGCGCGCCCCCGTGTTGGTGAACAGTCGCACGGCGGTGGGCCGGCGCGACCTGCGGCGCAGCAATGTCAGCATCTGGGCCAGGGACGGCACCAACGGCACCACCGTGACGCCGTGTCGCTCGATCGTGCTCAGCAGTCCCCGGTCGCCCTCCCGGTCCGCGAGCACCAGGGTGGCACCGTTCAGCGCGCACAGGAGCGCCTGGTAGAGCCCGTAGTCGAAGGAGAGCGGCAGCCGGCACAACACCACGTCGTCGGCGCGGTAGCCCAGGCGGGCGTCGACGGCGCGGGTCGCCGCGAGCATCTGCCGGTGAGGGCAGACCACGCCCTTCGGCCGCCCCGTCGTTCCGGAGGTGTAGATCAGCACGGCGATGTCGTCGTCCGTGACGGAGCCGACGTGGTCGTCGGCCGGGAAGCCCCCGATCTCCCGCCGGGCGCGATCGACCTCG contains:
- the fabZ gene encoding 3-hydroxyacyl-ACP dehydratase FabZ, with amino-acid sequence MTVVASAPGGPAREAPKARTRDYSCDDIKRMLPHRWPMLMIDRAYDVVPGVSGRGVKSVSVNEPYFAGHYPDHAVMPGVMIVEAMAQLVAVVYVAEIIESAGSDTDSSDVSRNVGYLGSISRMRFSRLVVPGDRLTLEATLGERLGGLRRVTVRASVDRETAASGSLVVTTGRG
- a CDS encoding acyl carrier protein, which produces MSVATFDEVRARAQARLEKNMRIKSMIIDRLGLDVEPAVVSDNQPLFGRGLEMDSLDTLEIVVMVNSEYAVLISDDDFEAFGSVNALVDFVEAREARP
- a CDS encoding SDR family NAD(P)-dependent oxidoreductase is translated as MSAVRSPFVEGAKALVTGGSRGIGAAVAVTLAEQGCDVAVNYRSHADKAGEVADRIRGLGRDCLLLRADVSDEAQVTAMYQELRAAWGTLDVAVLNSGVTADGHLAAMSGAKWRQVVDTNLTGSFLTAREATKLMYVGGGAIVLVSSTSGIAGRAGQANYAASKAGVIALGRTLAYEVAARGIRVNVVAPGFVDTDMVKGLSPAHRARAQQDIPMGRMGTPEEVAQAAAFLAGAGASYITGKVLTVDGGMIPV
- the sbnB gene encoding 2,3-diaminopropionate biosynthesis protein SbnB, whose amino-acid sequence is MRILNRDDVEAALTGRESAVLEAVRTAYLLHGEGRSRVPFSGFLRPPEPTGSRVISLPAYLGGPEPVMGLKWISSFPGNVDRGLQRASSVQVLNDLDTGYPVALLEASRISASRTAASAALAGAALRGDREARTAALVGCGTINQRVMTFLAVTHPDLETVLLQDVVPERAEVLATQLRRTHPGIRFRTGDVSAALRAATVSVATTDSTYWLDLAAHPDRPEGQVILHLSLRDLAAESVLASHNVVDDIDHAVREQTSLHRAEQLRGSRDFVRTEIASVLEGAVTPPTGGTIVFSPFGLGVLDLAVARSVLDHAVREGLGVEVDGFAPGPHRVTSTLTGETT
- the sbnA gene encoding 2,3-diaminopropionate biosynthesis protein SbnA, which produces MSLATRGESAVPAARGPLEPETTATIGDVTATIGDITETIGGTPLVALDRLFPPDRFQVYGKCERFNPGGSIKDRAAKSMLEEAIRTAKVLPGVSTVVESSSGNLGIALAQLCNFHSIDFTCVVDPNATRQNIAIMRAYGARVEVVDPDPVTGQFLPARIARVRALLRDLPDAYWPNQYANECNALAHHHTMREICEALHGAPDYLFLATSTTGTLRGCADYCRENGLTTKVVAVDAVGSVIFGPTGQGDPRHRRLIPGHGAAIVPPLLRPDLADRVIRVGDDDCVRGCRRLLARESILAGGSSGAVVSALERSASWMEPGARCVAVLPDGGDRYLDTIYSDSWVDTHLRSADGRPLHPEQEVNQA
- a CDS encoding lantibiotic dehydratase, with protein sequence MTDGVSPARTVDRVDFAPAHPLGDSDWRVWDVGLLRGAGFPVSGLGILGGPRAARSADRVGTDGTEAFHAAYRADSDAESRALADLAADGDFRRAVAWQNRTIYRVLDSVVEGRGSASRRRRRERGIAMYWLRYCAKADMIGFFGPGAWMTVGQGRRAVDVEHGPALTRERHTSFERWAVAALGDWMVAQPGARWWFPPMLRADVHLDGDRLVLAGGRTIRLRDDDARVLGLADGDRSADAIAQETGWDAASARERVEKALARLVRQRVVTWDANIPVDVRAEAVLRRRVAGVGDPTLLARFREVLAELDGLREAIDGSSTAEELAESLDRLDAYFHRTTGRAASREQGKMYAGRTLCYQDSLRDCRMDLGRDFIDGIARPLALVADAADWFGNRLAELVEAEVAGLVRAAAPRSAVGVVTLADVWPRVLNLFWGDHPTPVRVATAELARKWQETLGVDPAAELPTRMRFSVAEIQGRARVAFATGPVRSPHLALHSPDLQIAAPSVAAVNEGSYITVLGELHACLATLDPSSLAWTTDDPPLRDKVNSALGGGRLVPLLPVDWIRNSGRVVPAHVGTTDRLIGFTRAPFDDRARVDPAASITLRESEGTVTATTPDGRERDIAELLGVPISIIAADAFKIGLDRAHAPRVTLDDLVLFRETWRPRLADVGLPEKADAERDYLAVRDWRARASLPDRLFVKFQAETKPYLVDLTSPTLVRSFATTVRAALRQDPEATVVLSEPLPDPDDSWLADSHGERYVSELRLQISRKVSE
- a CDS encoding PLP-dependent aminotransferase family protein, which produces MWTEARPSVEMPRLFERGGDLIPFAGGLPDLDVLPVDAISGRLSRLVRLGGKVALQYSTPHVARALVPAIVDLMAREGAGAEADDLIPTSGSQMGLMAAGLALGTPGETVLVQAPVYPGASAAFRTAGLRPRAIPEDAGGLSPDGLRETILQLRRDGHTARLVYCNPTFQNPTGATLPLDRRRELLAVAEELDLLVIEDNPYGLLGFDGETTPALRGIAPERVVYLGTFSKVFAPGLRCGWIAAPTAWVSALRRTAEVMTLSPSALAQATIAAFHTGHGWTELIDRYRARYRERCALMSDALERELGSCEDWTWRRPRGGFYLWLRHRGGLDTARLLATAEERGVSFVPGTHFEVDGGPSDRLRLCFSHVPRERIATGVARLSSALREVAS
- a CDS encoding acyl carrier protein, translated to MNQSQFDRLVERTCSVTVTDRDTPLALLGVDSLRTVALLMAVEDEFEVELDPRVLADPAQATPEGLWRAVQERVAAGTGR
- a CDS encoding AMP-binding protein, whose translation is MPVCDLFARARIDRADHPAVVDPDGGVVTYRDLGERVDRAVGWLRAQGVSGGARVVYAGGNDATFLSVFHAALRLGAVFVPVHPELTDDQVAHVVRDCSAGLAICGSAAGSRATRTVEVDRARREIGGFPADDHVGSVTDDDIAVLIYTSGTTGRPKGVVCPHRQMLAATRAVDARLGYRADDVVLCRLPLSFDYGLYQALLCALNGATLVLADREGDRGLLSTIERHGVTVVPLVPSLAQMLTLLRRRSRRPTAVRLFTNTGARPGQAVVAELLELFPGSVFASMYGMTECQRISILDPAEYATHPGSVGRAIPGDHVRVVAADGSALGPGEVGEIVVWGSTVMDGYWGLPLERQNRYARRDDGSLELRTGDRGYLDEEGLLYFVGRDDDMIKRRGVRIGLTEIEDAAERISGVTAAVALRPEDEDAPLRLAVLTALRPEEVRERLARFLDRARMPDRIVLIEDVPLTANGKPDREAVRRLCAATAGEHDIAPSAQTGTSHEPVTV